The proteins below are encoded in one region of Bifidobacterium dentium JCM 1195 = DSM 20436:
- a CDS encoding IS3 family transposase, with product MREDRRKHYDDGFRREALRLIEAGVGKRSLARRFAMPVQTAEKWIMLYRSNGGEAVMGTTGNRRYDWETKVAAARDHVENGLSVAEVMARYGIASIAPLQRWCREYRAGGAEALRPKPKGRPKGAKSKPRPKPTREQELTEEVAYLKAKVAYLEKLRALRAQKSRSASEAPSSDCSQGRGTGSTTC from the coding sequence ATGCGTGAGGATCGGAGGAAGCACTATGACGACGGGTTCCGGCGCGAGGCGCTGAGGCTCATTGAGGCCGGCGTGGGCAAACGCTCCCTCGCCCGTCGGTTTGCGATGCCCGTGCAGACTGCGGAAAAATGGATCATGCTGTACAGATCCAACGGCGGGGAGGCGGTCATGGGAACCACCGGCAACAGGCGTTATGACTGGGAGACGAAGGTCGCGGCGGCGCGGGACCACGTCGAGAACGGCTTGAGCGTGGCCGAGGTCATGGCCAGGTACGGGATAGCGAGCATCGCCCCGCTGCAGCGTTGGTGCCGCGAATACCGTGCCGGTGGCGCGGAGGCGTTGAGGCCGAAGCCCAAGGGCAGGCCTAAAGGCGCGAAATCCAAGCCAAGGCCGAAACCCACGCGGGAGCAGGAGCTGACCGAGGAGGTCGCCTACCTGAAGGCGAAGGTCGCGTACCTGGAAAAACTCCGGGCCCTGCGGGCGCAGAAGTCACGAAGCGCGAGCGAAGCGCCGTCGTCCGACTGCTCGCAGGGCAGGGGCACCGGCTCGACCACCTGCTGA
- a CDS encoding IS3 family transposase — translation MLAGQGHRLDHLLKISGLARSTYFHHLSHPAHETRPDLDPMVAEIWERTANGCGHRQIHMCLVHEFGQKVSAKSVLRVMRRMGLRCPIRARNPWRGYSSYRGDAGGGVPNLLKRDFTAGKPFEKLGTDVTEFKVAGGKAYLAPVYDMASKEIVAWDVSRHPGMGQQRRLLAMLEARLPGGANPILHSDMGWQYQHPWWRGELERLGIRQSMSRKGNCLDNAATEQVFGHLKDEFYRGREFDSYEQFKRELDAYVIHWNTRRRQIRLEGHTPEEFRSVSLAA, via the coding sequence CTGCTCGCAGGGCAGGGGCACCGGCTCGACCACCTGCTGAAGATCAGCGGGTTGGCGAGATCCACGTATTTCCACCATCTGTCGCATCCGGCGCATGAGACGCGCCCCGACCTCGATCCCATGGTCGCAGAGATCTGGGAAAGGACGGCCAACGGGTGCGGCCACCGGCAGATCCATATGTGCCTGGTCCACGAGTTCGGACAGAAGGTGTCGGCCAAGAGCGTCCTGAGGGTCATGCGCCGCATGGGACTCAGATGCCCGATCCGCGCCAGGAATCCATGGAGAGGCTACAGCTCGTACAGGGGCGACGCTGGCGGAGGGGTGCCGAACCTGCTCAAACGCGACTTCACCGCCGGCAAGCCGTTCGAAAAACTCGGCACCGACGTCACCGAATTCAAGGTCGCGGGCGGCAAGGCCTACCTCGCGCCCGTGTACGACATGGCCAGCAAGGAAATCGTCGCCTGGGACGTGAGCCGGCACCCCGGCATGGGGCAGCAGCGGCGTCTGCTCGCCATGCTCGAAGCCAGGCTGCCCGGGGGCGCGAACCCGATCCTGCACTCGGACATGGGATGGCAGTACCAGCACCCGTGGTGGCGCGGGGAGCTCGAACGGCTGGGCATCCGCCAGTCCATGAGCCGCAAGGGCAACTGCCTGGACAACGCCGCCACCGAACAGGTCTTCGGACACCTCAAGGACGAGTTCTACCGGGGGCGCGAATTCGACTCGTACGAGCAATTCAAACGAGAACTTGACGCGTACGTCATCCACTGGAACACCAGACGACGCCAGATACGACTCGAGGGACACACCCCGGAGGAATTCCGAAGCGTGTCCCTCGCAGCCTAG
- the tpiA gene encoding triose-phosphate isomerase, whose amino-acid sequence MTSRRIPLVAGNWKMNFDHLEATYFVQQLAWKLRDVHFDHKRCEIALMPSFTSLRSVQVLVESDNLKIRYGAQAVSVTSQGAFTGDVSADMIAHLGCSYVIVGHSERRKYHPEDDANIVDQVRAVLAAGMQPILCVGESYEERRKGIELDFAVGQVHDVTRDLSDEEASRLIVAYEPVWAIGTGMVATPQSAQDAAKAIRDDLTATFSAAVGDTVRILYGGSVSSKNAVELIGEPDVDGFLIGGAALKVDELTKICRLTLEATA is encoded by the coding sequence ATGACATCACGGCGCATTCCGCTGGTCGCGGGCAATTGGAAAATGAACTTCGATCATCTCGAAGCCACCTATTTCGTACAGCAGTTGGCCTGGAAACTGCGCGACGTGCATTTCGACCATAAACGCTGTGAAATCGCCTTGATGCCATCCTTCACTTCATTGCGGAGCGTGCAGGTGCTGGTGGAATCCGACAACCTGAAGATTCGTTATGGGGCGCAGGCGGTGTCCGTTACGTCGCAGGGGGCATTCACCGGCGACGTCTCCGCGGATATGATTGCGCATCTTGGATGTTCGTATGTCATCGTCGGCCATTCCGAACGCCGCAAATACCATCCGGAGGATGATGCGAATATCGTCGATCAGGTGCGTGCGGTGCTGGCGGCCGGCATGCAGCCCATCCTGTGCGTGGGCGAAAGCTATGAGGAGCGGCGTAAGGGCATTGAACTCGATTTCGCCGTCGGGCAGGTACATGACGTTACGCGTGATCTTTCCGATGAGGAAGCCTCCCGACTGATTGTGGCCTATGAGCCGGTCTGGGCCATCGGTACCGGCATGGTTGCCACGCCGCAATCCGCGCAGGATGCGGCGAAGGCCATCCGGGATGATCTTACGGCGACGTTCAGTGCCGCGGTTGGCGATACGGTGCGCATTCTCTACGGCGGATCGGTGTCTTCCAAGAATGCGGTCGAGCTCATCGGAGAACCGGATGTCGACGGATTCCTCATCGGCGGCGCCGCATTGAAGGTGGATGAGCTTACCAAAATCTGCCGTTTGACTCTCGAAGCGACCGCCTAG
- the secG gene encoding preprotein translocase subunit SecG, producing MAIVKLVLQIVLVIFSLLLTLLILMHKGKGGGLSDMFGGGLTQNAGSSGVAEKNLNRWTVIIALLWVAIIIALGLMTKFNLI from the coding sequence ATGGCCATCGTCAAGCTTGTGCTACAGATTGTTCTTGTTATTTTCAGCTTGTTGCTCACCCTGCTGATTCTCATGCACAAGGGTAAGGGTGGCGGCCTGTCCGATATGTTCGGCGGAGGCCTTACCCAGAATGCAGGTTCCTCCGGTGTGGCCGAAAAGAACCTGAATCGTTGGACCGTCATCATCGCGTTGCTGTGGGTGGCCATCATCATCGCCCTCGGTTTGATGACGAAGTTCAACCTCATCTGA
- a CDS encoding HAD family hydrolase — protein sequence MASSKTGRAHATTMVVADLDGTLLHDGETFEERFLTQRSIDSINRLHDAGMTFVVETARPVSTGLQFVDKLPVDAVAYLNGALIDFNPAASDYEMLTSGIPPKDGHLMKIGFSSRRACEVCRYLLEELPGMEVGIVMDDVRYTNFDVTKYWKTQTWRYTDFNDVPEGIADKLILFPNPEQWNRVRELIPADFDVHISEGSLWMLMSPDANKEHALNILADHFSTPLSQTASFGDDLVDISMLQQSGRGVAVANANPDVLRIADEICPSNNDDGVAQWIERHLL from the coding sequence ATGGCCTCTTCGAAAACCGGACGCGCTCATGCGACTACCATGGTCGTGGCCGATCTTGACGGTACATTGCTGCATGATGGCGAGACCTTCGAGGAACGTTTTCTGACGCAACGTTCCATCGACAGCATCAACCGGCTGCATGACGCCGGCATGACGTTCGTGGTCGAAACGGCACGGCCCGTCAGTACCGGATTGCAATTCGTGGATAAGCTGCCGGTCGATGCCGTCGCCTATCTGAACGGCGCCCTGATCGACTTCAACCCCGCCGCTTCGGATTATGAGATGCTTACTTCCGGCATACCTCCGAAAGACGGCCATCTGATGAAAATCGGCTTCTCTTCGCGGCGCGCTTGCGAAGTGTGCAGGTATCTGCTTGAGGAGCTGCCCGGCATGGAAGTCGGCATCGTCATGGATGATGTTCGGTACACGAATTTCGATGTCACCAAATATTGGAAGACGCAGACCTGGAGGTATACCGACTTCAATGATGTGCCTGAAGGCATCGCCGACAAGCTGATACTGTTTCCGAATCCGGAACAATGGAATCGTGTGCGTGAACTCATTCCCGCGGATTTTGACGTGCATATTTCGGAGGGATCGCTGTGGATGCTCATGAGCCCGGACGCCAATAAGGAACATGCCTTGAACATTCTGGCCGATCATTTCTCCACGCCGTTGTCACAGACGGCTTCATTCGGTGACGATTTGGTCGACATTTCCATGTTGCAGCAGTCGGGCAGGGGAGTGGCCGTGGCTAACGCCAATCCCGATGTGCTGAGAATCGCCGATGAGATTTGCCCGTCAAATAACGATGACGGTGTGGCGCAGTGGATCGAGCGTCATCTTCTGTGA
- a CDS encoding aminotransferase class I/II-fold pyridoxal phosphate-dependent enzyme, with protein sequence MTNTSFSVRLSSAMALRRVKQIDFVHAAEKFNIKLGKSHMSQYVSGKTVPRADIAHFLAAFLQVNEQWLMGEDVPMDQDVTALSEPVPTGTHHDDAVPAPTQSAEGRTMRTFTKSHKLDNVLYDVRGPVADEAARMEAAGTHILKLNIGNPAPFGFRTPDEVVYDMSQQLPDTEGYSPSKGLFSARKAIMQYAQLKSIPNVSIDDIYTGNGVSELINLSLSALLDNGDEVLVPSPDYPLWTACVNLAGGTAVHYTCDEESEWYPDIEDIRSKITDRTKAIVIINPNNPTGALYPKEILEQIVEIAREHQLMLFSDEIYDRLVMDGLEHISIASLAPDLFCVTFSGLSKSHMIAGWRVGWMILSGNKRIAKDYIEGLNMLANMRMCSNVPAQSIVQTALGGHQSVKDYLVPGGRVHDQRDLVYNMLNEIPGITAVKPKAAFYIFPKIDVKKFNIHSDEQFALDLLHDKHILISHGGAFNWQQPDHFRVVYLPRMGMLRETIGELADFFGTYYQD encoded by the coding sequence ATGACGAATACATCATTTTCCGTCCGGCTGAGCAGCGCCATGGCGCTTCGCAGGGTGAAGCAAATTGATTTCGTACACGCAGCTGAAAAGTTCAATATCAAGCTCGGAAAAAGCCACATGAGCCAGTATGTGAGCGGAAAAACCGTGCCCCGTGCTGACATCGCCCACTTTCTTGCGGCGTTCCTGCAAGTGAACGAGCAATGGTTGATGGGAGAAGACGTGCCGATGGATCAAGATGTCACCGCTTTGTCTGAGCCGGTTCCTACCGGTACCCATCATGATGATGCCGTGCCAGCGCCAACGCAATCAGCAGAAGGAAGAACCATGCGTACCTTTACTAAATCCCACAAGCTTGACAATGTGCTCTACGATGTTCGTGGTCCGGTTGCTGACGAGGCCGCACGCATGGAAGCCGCTGGAACGCATATTCTGAAACTGAACATCGGCAATCCCGCTCCGTTCGGATTCCGCACGCCGGATGAGGTCGTCTACGATATGTCGCAGCAGCTGCCGGACACGGAAGGCTATTCGCCGTCGAAGGGTCTGTTCTCGGCGCGCAAGGCCATCATGCAGTATGCTCAGCTGAAAAGCATTCCAAACGTGTCCATCGATGACATCTATACCGGCAATGGCGTCAGCGAGCTGATCAATCTGTCATTGTCGGCCCTGCTTGACAATGGCGATGAAGTGCTGGTCCCTTCTCCAGACTATCCGTTGTGGACGGCCTGCGTAAATCTGGCCGGCGGCACAGCGGTTCATTATACCTGTGATGAGGAATCCGAATGGTACCCGGATATTGAGGACATACGTTCCAAGATCACCGATCGAACGAAGGCCATCGTCATCATCAATCCCAATAATCCGACCGGCGCACTGTATCCGAAGGAAATTCTCGAACAGATCGTTGAAATAGCGCGTGAACATCAGTTGATGCTCTTCTCCGATGAGATCTACGATCGTTTGGTCATGGATGGTCTGGAGCATATCTCCATCGCATCGCTCGCGCCGGATTTGTTCTGCGTGACGTTTTCCGGCCTGTCGAAGTCTCATATGATCGCAGGTTGGCGTGTTGGCTGGATGATTCTCAGCGGCAACAAGCGCATCGCCAAGGACTATATCGAAGGTCTGAACATGCTGGCCAACATGCGTATGTGCTCAAACGTACCGGCACAGTCAATCGTGCAGACCGCCCTGGGCGGACATCAAAGCGTCAAGGACTATCTGGTTCCCGGAGGACGGGTCCATGATCAACGCGATCTCGTCTACAATATGCTCAATGAGATTCCGGGCATTACGGCAGTCAAGCCCAAGGCCGCGTTCTATATCTTCCCAAAGATCGATGTGAAGAAGTTCAACATTCATTCGGATGAGCAGTTCGCCCTTGATCTGTTGCATGACAAGCATATCCTGATCAGCCATGGTGGTGCGTTCAATTGGCAACAGCCGGACCACTTCCGCGTAGTCTATCTGCCTCGCATGGGCATGTTGAGGGAAACCATCGGTGAGCTTGCCGATTTCTTCGGTACATACTATCAGGACTGA
- the tal gene encoding transaldolase gives MTEATQRTSDSGVSIWLDDLSRTRIESGNLQELIKDKNVVGVTTNPSIFQKALSQVGPYDAQLKELGKVDVETAIRELTTTDVRNATDIFREVAEATDFVDGRVSIEVDPRLAHETEATEKQAVELWEKVNRPNAMIKIPATLEGLPAITATLAKGISVNVTLIFSLERYEQVIDAFIEGIAQADANGHDLNHIGSVASFFVSRVDTAVDKQLEEIGSDEAKALEGKAAIANARLAYELFENKFANDPRWAALEAKGAKKQRPLWASTGTKNPAYSDCVYVDELVAPFIVNTMPEKTLNALADHGNGAPTIKGTYEESHAIMAKLAELGIDFKAVTDKLEADGVAAFIKSWDSVLTDVQAGIDRVNG, from the coding sequence ATGACTGAAGCAACTCAGCGCACCTCTGACTCCGGTGTCTCGATCTGGCTGGACGACCTGTCCCGCACCCGTATCGAGTCCGGCAACCTGCAGGAGCTCATCAAGGACAAGAACGTCGTTGGCGTCACCACCAACCCGTCCATCTTCCAGAAGGCTCTGAGCCAGGTCGGCCCGTACGACGCCCAGCTTAAGGAACTCGGCAAGGTTGACGTTGAGACCGCTATCCGCGAGCTCACCACCACCGACGTGCGCAACGCCACCGACATCTTCCGTGAGGTCGCCGAAGCCACCGATTTCGTTGACGGCCGCGTCTCCATCGAGGTGGATCCGCGTCTGGCTCACGAGACCGAAGCCACCGAGAAGCAGGCTGTCGAGCTCTGGGAGAAGGTCAACCGTCCGAACGCCATGATTAAGATTCCGGCAACCCTCGAAGGCCTGCCGGCAATCACCGCCACCCTGGCCAAGGGCATCTCCGTCAACGTCACCCTGATCTTCTCGCTCGAGCGCTACGAGCAGGTCATCGACGCCTTCATCGAGGGCATCGCCCAGGCTGACGCCAACGGCCACGATCTGAACCACATCGGTTCCGTCGCCTCCTTCTTCGTTTCCCGTGTGGATACCGCCGTCGACAAGCAGCTCGAGGAGATCGGCTCCGACGAGGCCAAGGCTCTCGAAGGCAAGGCCGCCATCGCCAACGCTCGTCTCGCTTACGAACTGTTCGAGAACAAGTTCGCCAACGATCCGCGTTGGGCCGCCCTCGAGGCCAAGGGCGCCAAGAAGCAGCGTCCGCTGTGGGCTTCCACCGGTACCAAGAACCCGGCTTACTCCGATTGCGTCTACGTTGACGAGCTCGTCGCTCCGTTCATCGTGAACACCATGCCGGAGAAGACCCTGAACGCTCTCGCCGACCACGGCAACGGCGCTCCGACCATCAAGGGCACCTACGAAGAGTCCCACGCCATCATGGCCAAGCTCGCCGAGCTGGGTATCGACTTCAAGGCCGTCACCGACAAGCTGGAAGCCGATGGCGTTGCCGCCTTCATCAAGTCCTGGGATTCCGTCCTCACCGACGTCCAGGCCGGCATCGACCGCGTCAACGGCTGA
- the tkt gene encoding transketolase, translated as MTEFKETELDERAIKMAKVLSADAVERAGHGHPGSPVSLAPIAYTLYQHFIKHDPNDPKWEGRDRFILSGGHASLTQYVQLYFSGYGLTLDDLKNFRGGADTRTPGHPEYGLTPGIEMTTGPLGQGFASAIGFAYGQRFERGLLDPQAPEGESPFDHNIWVICGEGDIEEGISGEAASLAANQQLGNLTVIFDANRIQIEGDTNLVLAEDVLKRFQAYGWYTDEFSFIQPDGSYKEDVDGLAETIAKAQAAAPNQPKLIKVDTLIAWPTPGKTNDPSSHGSKLGAEAVAGLKKLLGYDPEESFHVDEEALAHARKVAERGLEAHKEWDEKYDAWRKANPDKAALYDRIKAGELPEGFDKAIDDLEATFEVGKGVATRGASGSALNAIAAVMPELWGGSADLGGSNKTDLKGAATFAPEECATKQWPNCNKYGRQLHFGVREFTMGTITNGILLGSHTRPFGGTFFMFSDYERPAVRLAALMEIPNLYVWSHDSVAVGEDGPTHQPIEHLASFRAIPQLEVVRPADAYETAEAYRAFFEKKNTLPAAMVLTRQGVPVLAETAAKAKEGVKKGAYVLIDTEGTPDVIIMATGSEVQWAVAAAKTLAGEGVKARVVSVPSLEWFEEQDAEYKEAVLPASVKARVSVEAGVAMPWYKYLGSFGKPVSIEQFGLQGDGAQNMIDLGITAEHVVEAAKASIAEVEAAK; from the coding sequence ATGACCGAATTCAAGGAGACCGAGCTGGACGAGCGCGCCATCAAGATGGCCAAGGTCCTGTCGGCCGACGCGGTTGAGCGTGCGGGACACGGCCACCCGGGTTCCCCCGTCTCCCTGGCGCCCATCGCCTACACCCTGTACCAGCACTTCATCAAGCACGATCCGAATGATCCCAAGTGGGAAGGTCGCGACCGCTTCATCCTTTCCGGCGGCCATGCCTCCCTCACCCAATACGTTCAGCTGTACTTCTCCGGCTACGGCCTGACCCTGGACGACCTGAAGAACTTCCGCGGCGGCGCCGATACCCGCACCCCGGGTCACCCGGAATACGGCCTGACCCCCGGCATCGAAATGACCACCGGTCCGCTGGGCCAGGGCTTCGCCTCCGCCATCGGCTTTGCCTACGGTCAGCGCTTCGAGCGCGGTCTGCTTGATCCGCAGGCTCCGGAAGGTGAATCCCCGTTCGATCACAACATCTGGGTCATCTGCGGTGAAGGCGATATCGAAGAGGGCATCTCCGGCGAAGCCGCATCCCTCGCCGCCAACCAGCAGCTGGGCAACCTGACCGTGATCTTCGATGCCAACCGCATCCAGATCGAAGGCGACACCAACCTGGTGCTGGCCGAAGACGTGCTCAAGCGCTTCCAGGCCTACGGCTGGTACACCGATGAGTTCAGCTTCATCCAGCCCGACGGTTCCTACAAGGAGGACGTCGACGGTCTGGCCGAGACCATCGCCAAGGCCCAGGCCGCCGCCCCGAACCAGCCGAAGCTCATCAAGGTCGACACTCTGATCGCATGGCCGACCCCGGGCAAGACCAACGATCCGTCCTCCCACGGCTCCAAGCTGGGCGCCGAGGCCGTCGCCGGTCTCAAGAAGCTGCTCGGCTATGATCCGGAAGAATCCTTCCACGTCGACGAAGAAGCCCTGGCTCACGCTCGCAAGGTCGCCGAGCGCGGTCTCGAGGCCCATAAGGAATGGGACGAAAAGTACGACGCATGGCGCAAGGCCAACCCGGACAAGGCCGCCCTGTACGACCGCATCAAGGCCGGCGAGCTTCCGGAAGGCTTCGATAAGGCCATCGACGACCTCGAGGCTACCTTCGAAGTTGGCAAGGGTGTCGCGACCCGTGGAGCTTCCGGCTCCGCGCTGAACGCCATCGCCGCCGTCATGCCGGAACTCTGGGGCGGCTCCGCCGACCTCGGTGGCTCCAACAAGACCGACCTCAAGGGTGCCGCCACCTTCGCTCCGGAGGAGTGCGCCACCAAGCAGTGGCCGAACTGCAACAAGTACGGTCGTCAGCTGCACTTCGGCGTGCGCGAGTTCACCATGGGCACCATCACCAACGGTATCCTGCTGGGCTCCCACACCCGTCCGTTCGGCGGCACCTTCTTCATGTTCTCCGACTATGAGCGCCCGGCCGTGCGTCTGGCCGCCCTTATGGAGATCCCGAACCTGTACGTGTGGTCCCACGACTCCGTCGCCGTCGGCGAGGATGGCCCGACCCACCAGCCGATCGAGCATCTGGCATCCTTCCGTGCCATCCCGCAGCTCGAGGTCGTTCGTCCGGCCGATGCCTATGAGACCGCCGAAGCCTACCGTGCATTCTTCGAGAAGAAGAACACCCTCCCGGCCGCCATGGTCCTGACCCGCCAGGGTGTCCCGGTCCTCGCCGAGACCGCAGCAAAGGCCAAGGAAGGTGTGAAGAAGGGCGCTTACGTGCTCATCGACACCGAAGGCACTCCGGATGTCATCATCATGGCCACCGGTTCCGAGGTTCAGTGGGCCGTTGCCGCCGCCAAGACTCTGGCCGGTGAAGGCGTCAAGGCCCGCGTCGTGTCCGTGCCGTCCCTCGAGTGGTTCGAAGAACAGGACGCCGAGTACAAGGAAGCCGTGCTGCCGGCCTCCGTCAAGGCCCGTGTCTCCGTCGAAGCCGGCGTTGCCATGCCGTGGTACAAGTACCTTGGCTCCTTCGGCAAGCCCGTTTCCATCGAACAGTTCGGCCTGCAGGGCGATGGCGCTCAGAACATGATCGATCTGGGCATCACCGCCGAGCATGTGGTGGAAGCCGCCAAGGCCTCCATCGCCGAAGTCGAAGCCGCCAAGTGA